The following proteins are co-located in the Melanotaenia boesemani isolate fMelBoe1 chromosome 5, fMelBoe1.pri, whole genome shotgun sequence genome:
- the LOC121640344 gene encoding E3 ubiquitin/ISG15 ligase TRIM25-like, which translates to MLRRKTKMSQNSISCSICLDPLKDPVTIPCGHSYCMNCIKTHWDEEDQRRIFTLEVYACPQCKKIFLTRPDLEKDIMLAELVEELKKTGLQAAPADHCYAGPEDVACDVCTGRKLKATKSCLVCLVSYCKIHLQHHYDVAQFKKHKLVEPSKNLQQLVCSRHDEEFKIFCRTDQQSICYLCLMDEHKGHETVPAAAERAEKQKELEVSRQQIQQKIQDGEKDVKLLQQEVEAINGSADKAVEDIGKIFIELTRLILKRSYDVKQQIRSQQETEVSRVKELQEKLEQEITELKRKDGELEQIGVYLDHRAGILSFYSVSKTRTLLHRVQTTFTQPLYAGIRFYQNLFSNPGGDSAEFVKPK; encoded by the exons ATGCTGAGGAGAAAGACAAAGATGAGTCAAAACTCCATCTCttgttccatctgtctggatccactgaaggatccggtgactattccctgtggacacagctactgtatgaactgtattaaaacccactgggatGAAGAAGATCAGAGAAGAATCTTTACCCTAGAAGTATATGCCTGTCCTCAGTGCAAGAAAATTTTCTTAACTCGGCCTGATCTGGAAAAAGACATCATGTTAGCAGAGTTagtggaggagctgaagaagactggactccaagctgctccagctgatcactgctatgctggacctgaagatgtggcctgtgatGTCTGTACTGGGAGGAAGCTGAAAGCCACCAAGTCCTGtctggtctgtctggtttcTTACTGTAAGATACACCTCCAACATCACTATGACGTAGCTCAGTTtaagaaacacaagctggtggAGCCCTCCAAGAATCTCCAGCAACTCGTCTGTTCTCGTCATGATGAAGAGTTCAAGATTTTCTGTCGTACTGATCAGCAGAGTATCTGTTATCTCTGCTTAATGGATGAACATAAAGGTCATGAGAcagttccagctgcagcagaaagagctgagaagcagaaggagctggaggtgagtcgACAACAAATCCAGCAGAAAATCCAGGacggagagaaagatgtgaagctgcttcaacaggaggtggaggccatcaatGGCTCTGCTGATAAAGCAGTGGAGGACATTGGGAAGATCTTCATTGAGCTGACCCGTCTCATCCTGAAAAGAAGCTatgatgtgaagcagcagatcagatcccagcaggaaactgaagtgagtcgagtcaaagagcttcaggagaagctggagcaggagatcactgagctgaagaggaaagacggcgagctggagca AATAGGAGTGTATCTGGACCACAGAGCAGGTATTCTGTCTTTCTACAGCGTCTCTAAAACCAggactctcctccacagagtccagaccacattcactcagccgCTCTATGCTGGAATTCGCTTTTACCAGAACCTGTTTTCAAATCCTGGTGGAGACTCTGCTGAGTTTGTTAAACCAAAATGA
- the LOC121639757 gene encoding tripartite motif-containing protein 16-like has protein sequence MVRRKTKLNQESISCSICLDPLKDPVTIPCGHSYCMNCIKTHWDEEDQRRIHSCPQCRKTFKPRPVLEKNIMLEAVVKQLKKTGLQAAPADHCYAGPEDVACDVCTGRKPKAIKSCLVCLVSYCKKHLQPHYDVAQFKKHKLVEPSKNLQQFICSRHDEVMKIFCRTDQQSICYLCLMDEHKGHETVSAAAERAEKQKELEVSRQQIQQRIQKDVKLLQQEVEAINGSADKAVEDSEKIFTELIRLIQKRRSDVKQKIRSQQETEVSRVKELQEKLQQLSHTEDHNQFLHNYPSLSALSESTHSSSINIRPLRYFEDVTAAVSETRDKLQDILTEKWTNISLAVTDVDVLLSEPEPEPKSRDDFLKYSREITLDSNTADTRLSLSEGNRNITLMDEHQSYPSHPDRFTEWWQVLSRENLTRRCYWEVEWRGRGVDVAVAYKNTSRPLDRFGSCDTSWALYCGTKSYIFRHNNVKTAVSDPPSSRIGVYLDHRAGILSFYSVSETMTLLHRVQTTFTQPLYAGIRFYHHLCTHPVRDSAEFVKLK, from the coding sequence ATGGTtcgaagaaaaacaaaactgaaccaAGAATCCATCTCttgttccatctgtctggatccactgaaggatccggtgactattccctgtggacacagctactgtatgaactgtattaaaacccactgggatGAAGAGGATCAGAGAAGAATCCACAGCtgtcctcagtgcaggaaaACGTTCAAACCGAGGCCTGTCCTGGAGAAAAATATCATGTTAGAGGCAGTAGTAAagcagctgaagaagactggactccaagctgctccagctgatcactgctatgctggacctgaagatgtggcctgtgatGTCTGCACTGGGAGGAAGCCGAAAGCCATCAAGTCCTGtctggtctgtctggtttcTTACTGTAAGAAACACCTCCAACCTCATTATGACGTAGCCCAGTTtaagaaacacaagctggtggAGCCCTCCAAGAATCTCCAGCAGTTCATCTGTTCTcgtcatgatgaggtgatgaagatttTCTGTCGTACTGATCAGCAGAGTATCTGTTATCTCTGCTTAATGGATGAACATAAAGGTCATGAAAcagtctcagctgcagcagaaagagctgagaagcagaaggagctggaggtgagtcgacaacaaatccagcagagaatccagaaagatgtgaagctgcttcaacaggaggtggaggccatcaatGGCTCCGCTGATAAAgcagtggaggacagtgagaagatcttcactgagctgatccgtctcatccagaaaagaaggtctgatgtgaagcagaagatcagatcccagcaggaaactgaagtgagtcgagtcaaagagcttcaggaaaaactgcagcagctctcacacacagaggatcacaaccagtttctacacaactacccctcactgtcagcactcagtgagtctacacactcatccagcatcaatatTCGTCCTCTCAgatactttgaggatgtgacagcagctgtgtcagagaccagagataaactacaggacatcctgacagagaaatggacaaacatctcactggcagtcactgatgtggatgttttactgtctgaaccagaaccagaaccaaagagcaGAGATGACTTCCTGAAATATTCAAGAGAAATCACACTGGATTCAAACACAGCAGACACACGTCTGTCATTGTCTGAGGGAAACAGAAACATCACATTAATGGATGAACATCAATCTTATCCtagtcatccagacagattcacTGAGTGGTGGCAGGTCCTGAGCAGAGAGAATCTGACCAGacgttgttactgggaggtggagtggagaggaagaggagttgATGTTGCTGTCGCCTACAAGAACACCAGCAGACCTCTAGATCGATTTGGGTCATGTGACACATCTTGGGCATTATATTGTGGTacaaaaagttatatttttcgGCACAACAATGTAAAAACTGCAGTCTCAGATCCTCCTTCCTCCAGAATAGGAGTGTATCTGGACCACAGAGCAGGTATTCTGTCTTTCTACAGCGTCTCTGAAACCAtgactctcctccacagagtccagaccacattcactcagccgCTCTATGCTGGGATTCGCTTTTATCACCATTTATGTACACATCCTGTCAGAGACTCTGCAGAGTTCGTTAAACTGAAATAG
- the LOC121639732 gene encoding tripartite motif-containing protein 16-like, with the protein MLRRKTKMSQNSISCSICLDPLKDPVTIPCGHSYCMNCIKTHWDEEDQRRIFTLEVYACPQCKKIFLTRPDLEKDIMLAELVEELKKTGLQAAPADHCYAGPEDVACDVCTGRKLKATKSCLVCLVSYCKIHLQHHYDVAQFKKHKLVEPSKNLQQLVCSRHDEEFKIFCRTDQQSICYLCLMDEHKGHETVPAAAERAEKQKELEVSRQQIQQKIQDGEKDVKLLQQEVEAINGSADKAVEDIGKIFIELTRLILKRSYDVKQQIRSQQETEVSRVKELQEKLEQEITELKRKDGELEQLSHTEDHSQFLHNYPSLSALSESTHSSSINIRPLRYFEDVTAAVSETRDKLQDILKEKWTNISLAVTDVDVLLSEPEPEPKSRDDFLKYSREITLDPNTADTRLSLSEGNRKATLKDDEHEWKTMSFSSHPDRFTFWNQVLSRESLTGRCYWEVEWRGGGVYVAVAYKNINRAEYSNETRFGFNNRSWALYCDTKSYTFLHNCIKTPVSGFPSSRIGVYLDHRAGILSFYSVSKTRTLLHRVQTTFTQPLYAGIRFYQNLFSNPGGDSAEFVKPK; encoded by the coding sequence ATGCTGAGGAGAAAGACAAAGATGAGTCAAAACTCCATCTCttgttccatctgtctggatccactgaaggatccggtgactattccctgtggacacagctactgtatgaactgtattaaaacccactgggatGAAGAAGATCAGAGAAGAATCTTTACCCTAGAAGTATATGCCTGTCCTCAGTGCAAGAAAATTTTCTTAACTCGGCCTGATCTGGAAAAAGACATCATGTTAGCAGAGTTagtggaggagctgaagaagactggactccaagctgctccagctgatcactgctatgctggacctgaagatgtggcctgtgatGTCTGTACTGGGAGGAAGCTGAAAGCCACCAAGTCCTGtctggtctgtctggtttcTTACTGTAAGATACACCTCCAACATCACTATGACGTAGCTCAGTTtaagaaacacaagctggtggAGCCCTCCAAGAATCTCCAGCAACTCGTCTGTTCTCGTCATGATGAAGAGTTCAAGATTTTCTGTCGTACTGATCAGCAGAGTATCTGTTATCTCTGCTTAATGGATGAACATAAAGGTCATGAGAcagttccagctgcagcagaaagagctgagaagcagaaggagctggaggtgagtcgACAACAAATCCAGCAGAAAATCCAGGacggagagaaagatgtgaagctgcttcaacaggaggtggaggccatcaatGGCTCTGCTGATAAAGCAGTGGAGGACATTGGGAAGATCTTCATTGAGCTGACCCGTCTCATCCTGAAAAGAAGCTatgatgtgaagcagcagatcagatcccagcaggaaactgaagtgagtcgagtcaaagagcttcaggagaagctggagcaggagatcactgagctgaagaggaaagacggcgagctggagcagctctcacacacagaggatcacagccagtttctacacaactacccctcactgtcagcactcagtgagtctacacactcatccagcatcaatatTCGTCCTCTCAgatactttgaggatgtgacagcagctgtgtcagagaccagagataaactacaggacatCCTGAAAGAgaaatggacaaacatctcactggcagtcactgatgtggatgttttactgtctgaaccagaaccagaaccaaagagcaGAGATGACTTCCTAAAATATTCAAGAgaaatcacactggatccaaacacagcagacaCACGTCTGTCATTgtctgaaggaaacagaaaagcaaCATTAAAGGATGATGAACATGAGTGGAAGACGATGTCATTTTCtagtcatccagacagatttacGTTTTGGAATCAGGTCCTGAGCAGAGAGAGTCTGACTGGacgttgttactgggaggtggagtggagaggaggaggagtttatGTTGCAGTTGCCTACAAGAACATCAACAGAGCTGAATACTCAAATGAAACTAGATTTGGATTCAATAACAGGTCTTGGGCATTATATTGTGACACTAAAAGTTACACATTTCTGCACAACTGTATAAAAACTCCAGTCTCAGGTTTTCCTTCCTCCAGAATAGGAGTGTATCTGGACCACAGAGCAGGCATTCTGTCTTTCTACAGCGTCTCTAAAACCAggactctcctccacagagtccagaccacattcactcagccgCTCTATGCTGGAATTCGCTTTTACCAGAACCTGTTTTCAAATCCTGGTGGAGACTCTGCTGAGTTTGTTAAACCAAAATGA
- the LOC121639736 gene encoding tripartite motif-containing protein 16-like, which produces MEQKKVKLDEEGFSCSICMDLMNDPATIACGHSYCMECIKTHWDEEERRRFPSCPQCRETFTPRPVLVKNVMLAALVDELKMTGEAAPAAHHYAGPEDVACDVCPVKKLKATKYCLVCLASYCEKHLQPHHDAPPLQKHKLVDPSQKLQEQICSVHNEVIKIFCRTDQRSICYLCLMNEHKGHETASVPTERAEKQKELEVRRKQIQQRIQDEEKDVKLLQQEVEAINGSADKAVEDSEKIFTELIRLIQKRRSDVKQQIRSQQETEVTRVKELQDELKQEITELKWKDAKLVQLSHTEDHNHFLHNYPTVAALGEARRSPSITDRPLTYFKNVTAAVSKCVSKLQGILTEKWKNISWAIVEADVLLPPAEPKTRAEFIKCSCDVTLDPDTANPHLSLSEGNRKAKLMEQQLFYPDHPNRFTSFTEVLSRDPLPDRCYFEVEWIGSSITVAVTYINITRPGMSLKSIFGCNEISWAMACGKDCYAFWHNDVKLSIFEAQSFRIGVYVYQSQGILSFYSVSKSRMTLLHRVQTTFSQPLYAGLRFYYSYGDTAEFIKLK; this is translated from the coding sequence ATGGAGCAGAAAAAAGTTAAGCTGGATGAAGAGGGTTTCTCCTGTTCCATCTGTATGGATCTAATGAATGATCCGGCAACTATTGCCTGTGGACACAGTTACTGTATGGAgtgtattaaaacccactgggatGAAGAGGAGAGAAGACGATTCCCCAGCTGCCCCCAGTGTAGGGAAACCTTCACACCGAGGCCCGTCCTGGTTAAAAACGTCATGTTAGCTGCTTTAGTGGACGAGCTGAAGATGACCGGAGAGGCTGCTCCAGCTGCTCACCACTACgctggacctgaagatgtggcctgtgatGTTTGTCCTGTGAAGAAGCTGAAAGCCACCAAGTACTGTCTGGTCTGTTTGGCGTCGTATTGTGAGAAACACCTCCAGCCTCATCATGATGCTCCACCAttacagaaacacaagctggtggACCCCTCGCAGAAACTCCAAGAGCAAATCTGCTCTGTTCATAATGAGGTGATAAAGATTTTCTGTCGTACTGATCAGCGGAGTATCTGTTATCTCTGCTTAATGAATGAACATAAAGGTCATGAAACAGCCTCAGTTCCAACGGAAAGAGCTGAGAagcagaaggagctggaggtgaggcgaaaacaaatccagcagagaatccaggacgaagagaaagatgtgaagctgcttcaacaggaggtggaggccatcaatGGCTCCGCTGATAAAgcagtggaggacagtgagaagatcttcactgagctgatccgtctcatccagaaaagaaggtctgatgtgaagcagcagatcagatcccagcaggaaactgaagtgactcgagtcaaagagcttcaggatGAGCTGAagcaggagatcactgagctgaagtGGAAAGATGCCAAGTTGGtgcagctctcacacacagaggatcacaaCCATTTTCTACACAATTATCCGACTGTGGCAGCACTCGGTGAAGCTCGGCGCTCGCCCTCCATCACTGATCGTCCTCTGACGTACTTTAAaaatgtgacagcagctgtgtctaAGTGTGTAAGTAAACTACAGGGCATCCTGAcagagaaatggaaaaacatCTCATGGGCAATCGTGGAAGCTGATGTTTTACTTCCCCCAGCCGAGCCAAAAACCAGAGCTGAATTCATAAAATGTTCATGTGACGTCACTCTGGATCCAGACACCGCAAACCCACATCTCTCTTTATCTGAGGGAAACAGAAAAGCCAAATTAATGGAACAACAGCTGTTTTACCCCGATCATCCAAACAGATTCACCTCTTTTACTGAAGTCCTGAGCAGAGACCCACTGCCTGATCGTTGTTACTTCGAGGTGGAATGGATAGGGAGCTCCATCACAGTGGCAGTCACTTACATAAACATCACCCGACCCGGAATGTCTTTAAAATCCATATTTGGGTGCAATGAGATCTCCTGGGCAATGGCTTGTGGCAAGGACTGCTATGCATTCTGGCACAATGATGTCAAACTTTCAATCTTTGAGGCTCAGAGCTTCAGAATCGGAGTTTATGTTTATCAGTCTCAAGGTATTCTGTCTTTCTACAGCGTCTCTAAAAGCAGGAtgactctcctccacagagtccagaccacattcaGCCAGCCGCTCTATGCTGGACTTCGCTTTTATTACTCTTATGGAGACACTGCAGAATTCATCAAACTCAAATAG